The Pyrobaculum sp. 3827-6 genome has a segment encoding these proteins:
- a CDS encoding MBL fold metallo-hydrolase, producing the protein MPLLKLVFLGTGGAVPKADRMLPSIYMEDWLGHRVLLDAGEGAQYRLLQIGVSPPSLTMVAVTHMHEDHTLGLPGLVITSRFLGGRLKVLAPRTAHGVLERLGVEVGDSHVEERFKATCVEVCHTVDACGWLFEWDVGYRLDLSKVEGLPRRALTDLIRGRPVKVGERVVTPEEVADPAHKRFRRLLYTGDTAPCPRMWEAVGNVDVLIHEATFADDVDPAKAHDEGHSTVADAVEAAKALGASVLILTHISARYPDKRRHRELASRVAPPPHVYVPEDFETLLVKL; encoded by the coding sequence GTGCCTCTGCTTAAACTAGTGTTTCTGGGGACCGGCGGCGCCGTCCCCAAAGCCGACCGGATGCTCCCCTCCATATACATGGAGGACTGGCTGGGCCACAGAGTGCTCCTAGACGCGGGGGAGGGTGCCCAGTACCGCCTGTTGCAGATCGGCGTGTCTCCCCCCTCCCTCACCATGGTCGCCGTCACCCACATGCACGAGGACCACACGCTGGGCCTCCCGGGGCTGGTCATAACCAGCAGATTTCTCGGGGGGAGGCTCAAGGTGCTGGCGCCGAGGACGGCGCACGGGGTGTTGGAGAGGCTGGGGGTGGAGGTCGGCGACAGCCACGTGGAGGAGCGCTTCAAGGCCACGTGCGTCGAGGTGTGCCACACCGTCGACGCCTGCGGGTGGCTTTTCGAGTGGGATGTGGGGTACAGGCTGGACCTGTCGAAGGTCGAGGGACTGCCCAGGCGAGCCTTGACGGACTTGATCAGGGGGAGGCCGGTCAAGGTGGGGGAGAGGGTGGTGACGCCCGAGGAGGTGGCCGACCCGGCCCACAAGAGGTTTAGGCGCCTCCTCTACACGGGCGACACGGCGCCGTGCCCCAGGATGTGGGAGGCGGTGGGCAACGTAGACGTCTTGATCCACGAGGCCACGTTTGCAGACGACGTCGACCCTGCCAAGGCCCACGACGAGGGCCACTCCACCGTGGCCGACGCGGTGGAGGCGGCGAAGGCGCTGGGGGCCTCGGTGCTGATCCTAACCCACATCAGCGCGAGGTACCCCGACAAGAGGCGGCACAGGGAGCTGGCCTCCCGGGTGGCCCCCCCGCCCCACGTATACGTGCCGGAGGACTTCGAGACTCTCCTCGTCAAGCTTTGA
- a CDS encoding dolichol kinase has product MSDLELAAALGAWVMFVTLVLTRLTYKPLSRLGHMRAVYFNRKIIHMLAGGVVAVLVPAFSSWVVPTLSALAIAVFLYVPHRVGRLFWWFQDPDNMYEVSFAVMWGLVVALSWGVLGDWRLGVVPALFMAVGDSATGIVRNLLFKRRTKHWVGNVAMAAVSVPIGWHYLGLPGALAGLLASAVERFEFPPVDDNVLVPLSSFLFLAVTGIFYPL; this is encoded by the coding sequence GTGTCAGATTTAGAGCTAGCCGCGGCGCTGGGGGCGTGGGTTATGTTTGTCACGCTGGTGTTGACTAGGCTTACATACAAGCCGCTGTCGAGGCTGGGGCATATGCGGGCTGTGTATTTCAACAGGAAGATTATACACATGCTGGCCGGCGGGGTTGTGGCTGTTTTAGTGCCGGCGTTCTCCAGCTGGGTGGTGCCCACGCTGTCGGCGCTTGCAATCGCCGTCTTTCTCTACGTCCCCCATAGGGTGGGGAGGCTTTTCTGGTGGTTTCAAGATCCCGACAACATGTACGAGGTGTCTTTCGCCGTTATGTGGGGCCTCGTGGTGGCTCTGAGCTGGGGTGTGTTGGGCGACTGGAGGCTCGGCGTGGTGCCGGCCCTCTTCATGGCCGTGGGCGACTCGGCCACCGGCATAGTAAGGAACCTCTTGTTCAAGAGGCGGACTAAACACTGGGTAGGGAACGTGGCGATGGCCGCGGTCTCTGTGCCGATTGGCTGGCACTACCTCGGGCTACCCGGCGCCTTGGCAGGCCTTCTGGCCAGCGCCGTGGAGAGGTTCGAGTTTCCGCCGGTTGACGACAACGTGCTGGTCCCCCTCTCCTCCTTCCTATTCCTCGCCGTTACCGGCATATTCTACCCATTATGA
- a CDS encoding CopG family transcriptional regulator: protein MAVVSFKVRREVKEKMAKYRDRVNWAEELRRFVEERIRQLEAEENMERVLRELEEIPVEAPRGFSAGSVREDRDSG from the coding sequence GTGGCTGTGGTGAGTTTTAAGGTGCGGCGCGAGGTTAAGGAGAAGATGGCTAAGTATAGGGACAGAGTGAACTGGGCCGAGGAGTTAAGGAGGTTCGTCGAGGAGCGGATCAGGCAGCTGGAGGCGGAGGAGAACATGGAGCGAGTGCTGAGGGAGCTTGAGGAGATTCCTGTCGAGGCGCCTCGGGGCTTCTCTGCCGGCTCCGTGAGGGAGGATCGTGATAGTGGTTGA
- a CDS encoding RidA family protein, with amino-acid sequence MKEVVYTEAAPKPIGPYSQAVKVGKMFFVAGQIPVDPKTGEVVKGGIKEQTRQVLENVKAVLEAAGYTLGDVAMAFVFLSDLNNFAAFNEVYAQYFPEKPPARVTVQAARLPRDVLIEIAVIAARE; translated from the coding sequence ATGAAGGAGGTTGTCTACACCGAGGCGGCGCCCAAGCCCATCGGCCCCTACTCCCAGGCGGTTAAGGTGGGGAAGATGTTTTTCGTCGCGGGGCAGATCCCCGTCGACCCGAAAACCGGCGAGGTGGTCAAGGGCGGCATAAAGGAGCAGACGAGGCAGGTGCTGGAGAATGTAAAGGCTGTGCTGGAGGCCGCGGGCTACACCCTCGGCGACGTGGCCATGGCCTTCGTATTCCTCTCAGACCTAAACAACTTCGCCGCCTTCAACGAAGTCTACGCCCAGTACTTCCCCGAGAAGCCCCCCGCCCGCGTCACCGTGCAGGCCGCGAGGCTCCCCAGAGACGTTTTAATAGAGATAGCCGTAATAGCCGCGAGGGAGTGA
- a CDS encoding cysteine hydrolase family protein — MLPESVKVPKIALVDKVSLPARRTAVVVVDMQNDFAHPNGRLFAPAARDIIPRIAALLEKARRSGVRVVYTQDTHYRDDPVEFPIWGEHVVKGSWGWQIVDELKPKEGDVVVEKMRYDAFFGTPLDHVLRMYGVQHLVVTGTVANICVLHTVASARLRLYDVVVPIDAIAALNEFDYAAALRQMDFLYRVTLTKTEGVEFI; from the coding sequence ATGTTGCCGGAGAGTGTAAAGGTGCCGAAGATCGCTCTGGTGGATAAGGTGTCTCTTCCGGCGAGGAGGACTGCGGTTGTTGTGGTGGATATGCAGAACGACTTTGCCCACCCCAATGGGAGGCTGTTTGCGCCTGCGGCTCGGGACATAATTCCGCGTATCGCGGCGCTTTTGGAGAAGGCTAGGCGGAGTGGGGTGAGGGTGGTGTATACGCAGGATACGCACTACAGAGACGACCCAGTGGAGTTCCCCATCTGGGGTGAGCATGTGGTTAAGGGGAGCTGGGGGTGGCAGATTGTGGATGAGCTCAAGCCGAAGGAGGGGGACGTCGTGGTTGAGAAGATGAGGTACGACGCCTTTTTCGGCACGCCGCTTGACCACGTGCTCCGCATGTACGGCGTGCAGCACCTCGTGGTGACCGGCACCGTGGCTAACATCTGCGTGCTCCACACGGTGGCCAGCGCGAGGCTTCGGCTTTACGACGTGGTTGTGCCCATAGACGCAATTGCGGCCCTCAACGAGTTTGACTACGCCGCGGCTCTGAGGCAGATGGACTTCCTCTACCGGGTGACGCTGACGAAGACGGAGGGGGTGGAATTCATATAG
- a CDS encoding bifunctional 2-polyprenyl-6-hydroxyphenol methylase/3-demethylubiquinol 3-O-methyltransferase UbiG: MSRAVAKYYDSIAHIYSDVYLRMEYYRRLYRRIGEVLDRYIKPGMSVLDVGSGTGFWSLYMTRLGARVTSLDISQMSLKQCRCAEKVAGDAARLPVRRGVYDAVTALGSVYNHLSDVGDAFRSAAWALRRGGLFIADIDNAVGIDMLYEYLLFQNPSKLIAAARDGVVRGVWESADGEIPFTYYTYFYVKSALARAGLRLVEARPIYLAPPLPTRLLQRRFRLGFFEKLDLLRPLAPLSTTVIYVAVKA; the protein is encoded by the coding sequence GTGAGCAGGGCGGTAGCCAAGTACTACGACTCCATAGCCCACATCTACAGCGACGTTTATCTCAGGATGGAGTACTACAGACGCCTCTACCGGCGCATCGGCGAGGTGCTGGATAGATACATCAAGCCGGGCATGTCTGTCCTCGACGTGGGCTCCGGCACGGGCTTCTGGAGCCTCTACATGACGCGGCTAGGGGCCCGCGTAACTTCGCTAGACATCTCGCAGATGTCTCTCAAGCAGTGCCGATGCGCCGAGAAAGTCGCCGGAGACGCCGCGCGCCTCCCCGTGAGGAGGGGGGTCTACGACGCCGTGACCGCCCTCGGGAGCGTGTACAACCACCTAAGCGACGTGGGGGACGCCTTCCGCTCCGCGGCCTGGGCGCTGAGGAGAGGCGGCCTCTTCATAGCAGACATAGACAACGCCGTTGGTATAGACATGCTGTATGAGTACCTCCTTTTCCAAAACCCCTCGAAGCTCATCGCGGCGGCTAGAGACGGCGTTGTGAGGGGGGTCTGGGAGTCCGCCGACGGCGAGATCCCCTTCACCTACTACACATATTTCTATGTCAAATCCGCCTTGGCCAGGGCCGGGCTTAGGCTGGTCGAGGCGAGGCCTATATACCTCGCGCCGCCCCTCCCCACGCGGCTCCTCCAGAGGAGGTTCCGCCTGGGCTTTTTCGAAAAGCTAGACCTCCTAAGGCCGCTCGCCCCGCTCTCCACCACGGTGATATACGTAGCCGTCAAAGCTTGA
- a CDS encoding winged helix-turn-helix domain-containing protein — MKRRGRFYPDLYVLTKILLLLADGHSRREAALLSGLSYSRFQQYVEYLKERGFVTGDEELRLTPRGVEAAARLAELIKELTGEEPRSLKRR, encoded by the coding sequence ATGAAAAGGCGAGGGAGATTCTATCCTGACCTCTACGTCTTGACGAAAATCCTGCTCCTCCTCGCCGATGGACACAGCAGGAGAGAGGCGGCGTTGCTGTCCGGGTTGAGCTACAGCCGCTTTCAGCAATACGTGGAGTATCTAAAAGAGAGGGGGTTCGTAACGGGCGACGAGGAGCTGAGGCTGACACCCAGGGGCGTAGAGGCGGCGGCGAGGCTCGCCGAGCTGATAAAGGAGCTGACAGGAGAAGAGCCGAGAAGCCTCAAGAGGAGGTAG
- a CDS encoding DUF3800 domain-containing protein, whose amino-acid sequence MIVFIDESGLKDVCNCVVLGAVAFASSRGATYLELGRHLVDNIKRMLRIGGELKWRAVKRRGNAEAVIALIEKAAELRYTAFHYKNPEGFLRELEELARDAALAVLDNQLLHGDLRPGFRYVERDSRRTPGIQLADVVAGYYRERLCGGRRVVL is encoded by the coding sequence GTGATTGTTTTCATTGACGAGAGCGGCTTGAAGGATGTCTGCAACTGTGTTGTCCTCGGCGCCGTAGCATTTGCGTCAAGCAGAGGCGCCACGTATCTAGAGCTGGGTAGACACCTAGTCGACAATATCAAAAGGATGTTGAGAATCGGCGGCGAGTTGAAGTGGCGCGCCGTAAAGAGGAGGGGGAATGCAGAGGCCGTAATAGCCCTGATAGAGAAAGCCGCCGAGTTGCGGTACACCGCGTTTCACTACAAAAACCCCGAGGGATTTCTACGAGAGCTGGAGGAGCTGGCCAGAGACGCCGCGCTGGCTGTGTTGGACAACCAGTTGCTCCACGGCGACTTGAGGCCGGGGTTTAGGTACGTCGAGAGAGACTCGAGACGCACCCCCGGCATACAGCTCGCCGACGTGGTGGCCGGCTACTACAGAGAGAGGCTGTGTGGGGGTAGGCGGGTGGTGTTATAA
- a CDS encoding PaRep2b protein — MELAGGADEIRIKYSRAMEAVGVEAHIKDFTAEGKRPRAKLVVRLGGDVAEYTIRLRKDNAVELDFRTTDREETERRAAVLRAVGVKAEVKKIYDKSRGRDVWRIQVSTNALAADSVHEAVRKAVAEFLQRCREAGAIEEETYSRLVKKFERGVPEWGEVRFSIWLRKDGAVEVVYRPRDPQSFNKAVELLRGLGMGDRCEGDWCLVHFTAREPGVGEEGFVRITVDGLRYIGWLALHGEGEAKEKAQWLKEALLKEAEARGREVRQRLEEYFREGEQWGSVKPPVEREVEVEDRKMNVRVEEVEAWREKSEKKEHLVVKIRAKVVEENSEVAVEKEARFYKKSGGVVGYIIIHDSAEGGREADYMRTAAVLKALGIKEWSVHKKRGRPKRIEFTGGALDAFMRLEPVCAALGQCRKT; from the coding sequence GTGGAGCTGGCTGGCGGCGCAGACGAGATAAGGATTAAGTACTCAAGGGCTATGGAGGCCGTGGGCGTAGAAGCCCACATAAAGGACTTCACCGCCGAGGGCAAGAGGCCGAGGGCCAAGCTGGTGGTGAGGCTCGGCGGAGACGTGGCCGAGTACACAATACGCCTACGTAAAGACAACGCCGTGGAGCTCGACTTCCGCACAACCGACCGCGAAGAGACTGAGCGGAGGGCCGCCGTGCTTAGGGCTGTCGGCGTCAAGGCAGAGGTGAAGAAAATCTACGACAAGTCCCGCGGCCGTGACGTGTGGCGCATACAGGTCTCGACTAACGCCTTAGCCGCCGACTCCGTCCACGAGGCTGTTAGAAAGGCGGTGGCGGAGTTCCTTCAGCGGTGTAGAGAGGCCGGCGCCATCGAAGAGGAGACATACAGCCGTTTAGTCAAGAAGTTCGAGAGGGGAGTGCCGGAGTGGGGCGAGGTTAGGTTCTCCATATGGCTGAGAAAAGACGGCGCTGTAGAAGTAGTGTATCGACCCAGAGATCCCCAGTCCTTCAACAAAGCGGTGGAGCTTCTGCGGGGATTGGGGATGGGAGACAGATGCGAGGGCGATTGGTGCCTCGTCCACTTCACCGCAAGGGAGCCGGGCGTGGGCGAGGAGGGCTTCGTCCGCATTACCGTAGACGGCCTTAGGTACATCGGTTGGCTGGCCCTACACGGAGAGGGCGAGGCAAAGGAGAAGGCCCAGTGGCTGAAGGAAGCGCTTTTAAAAGAGGCGGAGGCAAGGGGGAGGGAGGTGCGCCAGCGGCTGGAGGAGTACTTCAGAGAGGGGGAGCAGTGGGGCTCTGTGAAGCCTCCCGTCGAGAGGGAGGTCGAGGTAGAGGACAGGAAGATGAATGTGCGCGTTGAGGAGGTAGAGGCGTGGAGAGAGAAGAGCGAGAAGAAGGAGCACCTAGTCGTCAAAATACGGGCAAAGGTCGTTGAGGAGAACAGCGAAGTAGCGGTGGAGAAGGAGGCCAGGTTCTATAAAAAGAGCGGCGGCGTAGTGGGCTATATAATTATACACGACAGCGCCGAGGGCGGACGCGAGGCCGACTACATGAGGACGGCGGCTGTGCTGAAGGCCCTTGGAATAAAGGAGTGGTCAGTGCACAAAAAGAGGGGTAGGCCAAAGCGGATAGAATTCACTGGAGGCGCCCTAGACGCGTTCATGCGCCTAGAGCCCGTATGCGCCGCTCTGGGCCAATGCAGAAAAACTTAG
- a CDS encoding type II toxin-antitoxin system VapC family toxin, whose translation MIVVDASALSAFLLKEPGWRTISRYIARSISVDLVLKEAANAVWKAHMRGLVDRGGALKLLEILLSLVERNIELEPEAIYLPDAFRLALDLRITVYDALYIAQALRRKAPLLTLDERQAEAAARSGVDVISRGTSP comes from the coding sequence GTGATAGTGGTTGACGCGTCGGCTCTATCCGCCTTCCTCTTGAAGGAGCCGGGCTGGAGAACAATTTCGAGGTATATAGCCAGGTCGATTTCGGTAGATCTGGTGTTGAAGGAGGCGGCGAACGCGGTTTGGAAGGCCCATATGAGGGGCCTCGTAGATAGGGGAGGGGCCTTGAAGCTCTTGGAAATCCTCCTGTCGCTGGTTGAGAGGAATATAGAGCTGGAGCCCGAGGCGATCTACCTCCCCGACGCGTTTAGGCTGGCGCTCGACCTCCGCATCACTGTGTACGACGCTTTGTACATAGCCCAGGCGCTGAGGCGGAAGGCCCCGTTGCTGACGCTGGACGAGAGACAAGCCGAGGCGGCCGCCAGATCGGGCGTCGACGTGATTAGCCGCGGCACGTCGCCCTAG
- a CDS encoding methyltransferase: MDYLLTTVPGLEDFVIEELAERFGAQRARGLYMTGRVVAQVEAAPPELFRLRTVERFGVFLGDGRADTLEEVVELAVGQLPKALRYLTGNTTVGVRCERVGEHGFTSRDVEREVGRWLKDRGFTISLVDPDVEINVDVVEHYVSVWVTVAKRSLKDRPWRVYQHYASLNPIIANAMARLAKPQPGETICDLTCGGGTVVAEAAELYPHARYLCIDISLRHVKGAVANTAHLPQVDHIWFDSTKVYRAARPICDKYIFNPPYGFRIPGKIGRLYRLLGRAMRRLARGCATYVVITPRYRTFLSQVGGELLLKRVIYQGGLYSHIIMGRICR; encoded by the coding sequence GTGGATTACCTACTCACCACGGTGCCCGGGCTGGAGGATTTCGTCATAGAGGAGCTCGCAGAGAGGTTCGGCGCGCAGAGGGCGAGGGGCCTCTACATGACGGGGAGGGTGGTGGCCCAGGTGGAGGCGGCCCCCCCGGAGCTGTTCCGTCTGAGGACTGTGGAGCGCTTCGGCGTCTTCCTGGGGGACGGCCGCGCCGACACTTTGGAGGAGGTGGTGGAGCTCGCCGTCGGCCAGCTCCCCAAGGCGCTTAGATACCTCACGGGCAACACCACTGTGGGGGTGAGGTGCGAGCGGGTGGGGGAGCACGGCTTCACCTCGCGGGACGTGGAGCGGGAGGTCGGCAGGTGGCTCAAGGACAGGGGCTTCACCATAAGCCTGGTGGACCCCGACGTCGAGATAAACGTCGACGTGGTGGAGCACTACGTCTCCGTCTGGGTGACGGTGGCAAAGAGGAGTCTAAAGGACAGGCCCTGGCGTGTGTATCAGCACTACGCGAGCCTAAACCCCATAATTGCAAACGCCATGGCGAGGCTAGCCAAGCCGCAACCCGGCGAGACCATCTGCGACTTGACCTGCGGAGGCGGGACGGTGGTGGCAGAGGCCGCTGAGCTCTACCCACACGCCCGGTACTTGTGTATAGACATCTCCCTTAGACACGTCAAAGGCGCCGTGGCAAACACAGCCCACCTCCCCCAGGTGGACCACATCTGGTTCGACTCCACCAAGGTATATAGAGCCGCGAGGCCCATCTGCGACAAATACATATTCAACCCCCCGTACGGCTTCAGAATACCTGGAAAAATCGGCAGGCTCTACCGCCTACTGGGGAGGGCCATGAGGAGGCTCGCCAGGGGGTGCGCCACCTATGTCGTCATCACCCCGAGGTACAGAACATTCCTCAGCCAGGTGGGGGGAGAGCTCCTCCTCAAGAGAGTTATCTACCAGGGGGGCCTCTACAGCCACATCATAATGGGTAGAATATGCCGGTAA
- a CDS encoding PINc/VapC family ATPase, with protein MDKYVADSSVVLDGTLKEAVVAGKVRGTVFILSELVEYFSQLARSGDGVGVVGMEELSDLYDVVDKLGLGDFVKIEVVPAGRRLEPGELDAYARRLAKENGYVYITSDELARDTAVVEGVEVLYLGRTRDVLAIEKFFGPDIMSVHLKEDLPPFGKAGRPGSWRIVQLSEEPLTRKQLEAVVRELISEASRLGPRTKIEIRRPHSMIIQHKEYRIVIVFPPVSERLEITATRPVVRKRIEDYGLDPRVLERLEKSAEGILIAGAPGAGKTTFAQALAEFYLSKGRVVKTVESPRDMVLSPAITQLSKNLATSEEIHDLLLLSRPDYTIFDEMRDTADFQLYVDLRLAGVGMVGVVHATSPIDAIQRFIRRVELGMIPSIIDTVIFMRDGEVRKIYALSMVVKVPAGMREEDLARPVILVKDFLTDEVEYEIYVFGEETFVVPVKRVEEGRAPSRKIYSMVVSALKRYVPPSEIRLEERDGLILIKVPEEYLGVVLSRGVTKLEKLRRKLSVDFRIEAR; from the coding sequence GTGGATAAGTACGTGGCTGACAGCTCGGTGGTGCTTGACGGGACGCTGAAGGAGGCCGTGGTGGCCGGCAAGGTGAGAGGCACCGTCTTCATCCTCTCGGAGCTGGTGGAGTACTTCTCCCAGCTGGCCAGGTCCGGAGACGGCGTCGGCGTGGTGGGGATGGAGGAGCTGAGCGATCTCTACGACGTGGTGGATAAGCTGGGCCTGGGCGACTTTGTGAAAATCGAGGTGGTTCCCGCGGGCAGGCGGCTGGAGCCGGGGGAGCTCGACGCATACGCCAGGCGCCTAGCTAAGGAGAATGGCTACGTCTACATCACTAGCGACGAGCTGGCGAGGGACACCGCGGTGGTGGAGGGGGTGGAGGTGCTGTACCTGGGTAGGACGCGCGACGTGCTGGCTATTGAGAAGTTCTTCGGCCCCGACATAATGTCGGTGCACTTGAAGGAGGACCTCCCGCCGTTTGGTAAGGCGGGGAGGCCTGGTAGCTGGCGTATTGTGCAGCTCTCCGAGGAGCCGCTTACGCGGAAGCAACTGGAGGCGGTGGTGAGGGAGCTCATATCGGAGGCGTCGCGGCTGGGGCCCCGCACGAAGATAGAGATTAGGAGGCCCCACTCCATGATAATACAGCACAAGGAGTATAGAATCGTCATAGTCTTCCCGCCGGTCTCCGAGAGGCTTGAGATCACCGCCACCAGGCCCGTGGTGAGGAAGAGGATTGAGGACTACGGGCTTGACCCGAGGGTTTTGGAGAGGCTTGAGAAAAGCGCTGAGGGTATCCTCATCGCCGGGGCCCCCGGCGCTGGCAAGACCACCTTTGCCCAGGCGCTTGCGGAGTTTTACCTAAGCAAGGGGAGGGTTGTGAAGACTGTGGAGTCGCCTAGGGATATGGTGCTCAGCCCGGCTATAACCCAGCTCTCTAAGAACCTCGCCACTTCGGAGGAGATACACGACCTGCTTCTCCTCTCGAGGCCTGACTACACCATATTCGACGAGATGAGAGACACGGCGGACTTCCAGCTCTATGTGGATTTGAGGCTCGCCGGTGTGGGGATGGTGGGGGTTGTCCACGCCACGTCGCCTATAGACGCCATCCAGCGCTTCATTAGGAGGGTGGAGCTGGGGATGATCCCCTCGATTATAGACACGGTGATTTTCATGAGGGACGGCGAGGTGCGGAAGATATACGCCTTGTCTATGGTGGTGAAGGTGCCCGCCGGCATGAGGGAGGAGGACTTGGCCAGGCCCGTGATCCTCGTTAAGGACTTCCTCACCGACGAGGTGGAGTACGAGATATATGTATTTGGCGAGGAGACCTTCGTAGTCCCGGTTAAGAGGGTTGAGGAGGGGAGGGCGCCGAGCCGCAAGATTTACTCCATGGTGGTGTCGGCGCTGAAGCGCTACGTGCCCCCCAGCGAGATTAGGCTGGAGGAGCGGGACGGCCTAATCTTGATAAAAGTCCCGGAGGAGTACCTCGGGGTTGTGCTCTCCCGCGGCGTGACGAAACTGGAGAAACTCAGGCGGAAGTTGTCAGTAGACTTCAGGATAGAGGCTAGGTGA
- the rsmA gene encoding 16S rRNA (adenine(1518)-N(6)/adenine(1519)-N(6))-dimethyltransferase RsmA has translation MGRRRLSQHFLVDPSAAEYIVSLIPPGLDVVEVGPGRGALTFPLAARSRRVYAIELDRELAEWLRRVAPPNVVVIHGDALEVEWPHADFFVSNIPYAVTSPLLLRLARRRLPAVVTVQREVAHRLAAAPGSGDYGRLTVAVRCHYDVEVLRVLPPQVFAPPPKVYSAVVRLTPRAPCVEDFEGFQRFTAWLFSARRKTLRRLGLSPSTKRVYQLSLEEIVELFRTSAGH, from the coding sequence GTGGGGAGGAGGCGCCTCTCGCAACACTTCCTCGTGGACCCCTCGGCGGCTGAGTACATCGTATCTCTGATACCCCCGGGTCTGGACGTGGTTGAGGTGGGGCCGGGCAGGGGGGCCCTGACCTTCCCCCTCGCCGCAAGGTCGAGGAGGGTGTACGCCATCGAGCTCGACCGGGAGCTGGCTGAGTGGCTGAGGCGGGTGGCGCCCCCGAACGTGGTGGTGATTCATGGGGACGCGCTTGAGGTGGAGTGGCCGCATGCGGATTTCTTCGTCTCGAACATCCCATACGCGGTGACTTCGCCGCTCCTGCTGAGGCTGGCGCGCCGCAGGTTGCCGGCCGTCGTGACGGTGCAGAGGGAGGTGGCCCACCGGCTGGCGGCGGCGCCGGGGAGCGGGGACTACGGGAGGCTGACCGTGGCCGTACGTTGCCACTACGACGTCGAGGTTCTGCGGGTGTTGCCTCCCCAGGTCTTCGCCCCACCTCCGAAGGTGTACTCAGCCGTGGTTAGGCTCACGCCGAGGGCGCCGTGTGTAGAGGATTTCGAGGGCTTCCAGCGCTTCACCGCGTGGCTCTTCTCGGCTAGGAGGAAGACCCTGCGGAGGCTTGGGCTGTCCCCCTCCACTAAGCGGGTGTACCAGCTGTCTCTCGAGGAGATCGTGGAGCTGTTCAGAACGTCGGCGGGCCATTAA